The following are encoded together in the Lathyrus oleraceus cultivar Zhongwan6 chromosome 3, CAAS_Psat_ZW6_1.0, whole genome shotgun sequence genome:
- the LOC127127147 gene encoding fructose-bisphosphate aldolase-lysine N-methyltransferase, chloroplastic isoform X2, translated as MVNFQNGIMLVVPLELAITPMRVLQDPFLGPECRALFEEGDVDDRFLMMLFLTVERLRKGSLWKPYLDMLPTTFGNTLWFSEEELQELRGTNLYRATELQKKSLLNLYETKVEDLAKKLLNLDGDSEIEVCFEDFLCFLEPCFEYSNASFLCIS; from the exons ATGGTGAATTTTCAAAATG GGATTATGTTGGTTGTTCCACTAGAGTTAGCAATTACTCCCATGAGGGTGTTGCAAGATCCTTTTCTAGGACCAGAATGTAGAGCATTGTTTGAAGAAGGAGATGTAGATGACAGGTTCTTAATGATGCTGTTTTTGACCGTGGAGCGTTTGCGTAAGGGTTCTCTATGGAAGCC GTACCTTGATATGCTGCCAACCACTTTCGGAAATACACTTTGGTTTAGTGAAGAAGAACTTCAAGAGCTGAGAGGAACTAACTTGTATCGTGCAACTGAGTTACAG AAGAAAAGCCTGTTGAATTTATATGAAACTAAAGTGGAGGATTTAGCGAAGAAACTTTTGAATCTTGACGGAGATTCTGAGAT TGAGGTGTGCTTTGAAGATTTCCTGTG TTTTTTGGAGCCGTGCTTTGAATATTCCAATGCCTCGTTCTTATGTATTTCCTGA
- the LOC127127147 gene encoding ribulose-1,5 bisphosphate carboxylase/oxygenase large subunit N-methyltransferase, chloroplastic-like isoform X1, which produces MVNFQNGIMLVVPLELAITPMRVLQDPFLGPECRALFEEGDVDDRFLMMLFLTVERLRKGSLWKPYLDMLPTTFGNTLWFSEEELQELRGTNLYRATELQKKSLLNLYETKVEDLAKKLLNLDGDSEIEVCFEDFLWANSVFWSRALNIPMPRSYVFPEMQDVHQSGTPEADKKGYSISLMQ; this is translated from the exons ATGGTGAATTTTCAAAATG GGATTATGTTGGTTGTTCCACTAGAGTTAGCAATTACTCCCATGAGGGTGTTGCAAGATCCTTTTCTAGGACCAGAATGTAGAGCATTGTTTGAAGAAGGAGATGTAGATGACAGGTTCTTAATGATGCTGTTTTTGACCGTGGAGCGTTTGCGTAAGGGTTCTCTATGGAAGCC GTACCTTGATATGCTGCCAACCACTTTCGGAAATACACTTTGGTTTAGTGAAGAAGAACTTCAAGAGCTGAGAGGAACTAACTTGTATCGTGCAACTGAGTTACAG AAGAAAAGCCTGTTGAATTTATATGAAACTAAAGTGGAGGATTTAGCGAAGAAACTTTTGAATCTTGACGGAGATTCTGAGAT TGAGGTGTGCTTTGAAGATTTCCTGTG GGCAAATTCAGTTTTTTGGAGCCGTGCTTTGAATATTCCAATGCCTCGTTCTTATGTATTTCCTGAGATGCAAGATGTTCATCAAAGTGGCACTCCAGAAGCTGATAAAAAGGGTTATTCAATCTCTCTCAT GCAGTGA